The following are encoded together in the Zingiber officinale cultivar Zhangliang chromosome 8A, Zo_v1.1, whole genome shotgun sequence genome:
- the LOC122009249 gene encoding cactin-like encodes MGDRRSSRSDESMGDRISSRRHDRSDRRSRRCEEDRGKRAKRDIKEEEIMDYMVKKAQKKALKVAKKLKANEAGYSNDSNPFGDSNLTEKFVWRKKIERDIMQGVSLDISVKAEKKRQREKMAEIEKVKKRREERVIEKAQREEEMAMLARERARAEFLDWEKKEEEFHFDQSKVRSEIRLREGRARPIDMLTKTLNSSEEFDFDLNEPYIVFKGLTVKDLEELREDIKMHLDLDTTTPIHIRYWEALMVVCNWELAEAQKKDAIDRARVRGEQPPPEVLVEERGLHSSIEVDVKNLLEGKRSKELELMQQKIESQMRSGTAKVVEYWEAILKHLQIYKAKASLREIHASLLRKHLQHSEHPAEVENQLEEHEDAKAEEDELQDLEDSKHYSPEHLIEDADEPEEAGSLSPAEEAGSFSPQLLQGDEDDEAIDPEEDWAELERKRKVIEMEQQMKTREAMTAKKVSQPEDNMELKAMRAMGAMDEGDAVFGAGSEVALDSQVYWWHDKYRPRKPKYFNRVHTGYEWNKYNQTHYDHDNPPPKIVQGYKFNIFYPDLVDKSRAPVYTIEKDGNSDETCIIRFHAGPPYEDIAFRIVNKEWEYSHKKGFKSTFERGILHLYFNFKRYRYRR; translated from the exons ATGGGCGACCGGAGATCTTCTCGTTCCGATGAGAGCATGGGCGACCGGATATCTTCCCGGCGCCATGACCGAAGCGATCGACGCAGCCGCCGCTGTGAGGAAGACCGAGGTAAGAGGGCTAAGCGGGATATAAAAGAGGAAGAAATCATGGATTACATGGTGAAGAAGGCGCAGAAGAAG GCTCTGAAGGTCGCTAAGAAACTCAAAGCAAACGAGGCTGGATATTCTAACGATTCCAATCCTTTTGGAGACTCCAATTTGACTGAGAA GTTTGTATGGAGGAAAAAGATAGAACGTGATATTATGCAAGGTGTATCTCTTGATATATCTGTGAAGGCTgaaaagaagaggcaaagagaAAAAATG GCTGAGATTGAAAAGGTGAAGAAAAGAAGGGAGGAAAGGGTAATTGAAAAGGCACAACGTGAGGAAGAAATG GCAATGTTGGCAAGAGAGAGAGCTCGTGCTGAGTTtttagattgggagaagaaagaagaagag TTTCACTTTGATCAAAGCAAAGTTAGATCTGAGATTAGACTGCGAGAAGGGCGTGCAAGACCAATTGACATGCTTACCAAGACCCTTAACAGTTCTGAAGAATTTGACTTTGATCTAAATGAACCCTACATTGTATTTAAG GGGCTTACCGTTAAGGATTTGGAAGAACTTCGTGAAGACATTAAAATGCATCTGGATTTGGATACAACGACACCAATTCATATCAGATATTGGGAG GCATTGATGGTAGTTTGTAACTGGGAACTTGCGGAAGCTCAGAAAAAAGATGCAATTGATCGAGCTAGAGTACGGGGCGAGCAACCACCTCCTGAAGTTCTTGTAGAAGAAAGGGGTCTGCACTCGAGCATTGAGGTTGATGTGAAGAATCTATTGGAAGGGAAAAGGTCCAAGGAGTTGGAGTTGATGCAACaaaaaattgaatcacaaatgCGATCAGGCACTGCTAAGGTTGTTGAGTATTGGGAGGCTATTCTGAAGCACCTCCAAATATACAAGGCGAAG GCTTCTCTTAGAGAAATCCATGCCTCGCTTCTACGAAAGCATCTACAACATTCAGAGCATCCTGCAGAGGTTGAGAACCAGTTAGAAGAACATGAAGATGCAAAAGCTGAAGAGGATGAATTGCAGGATCTAGAGG attccAAGCATTATTCTCCTGAGCATTTGATTGAGGATGCTGATGAACCTGAAGAAGCAGGTTCATTATCACCAGCTGAAGAAGCAGGCTCATTCTCACCTCAACTCTTGCAAGGTGATGAAGACGATGAAGCAATTGATCCTGAGGAAGACTGGGCTGAACTG GAGCGGAAACGCAAAGTTATAGAAATGGAGCAGCAAATGAAGACTCGGGAAGCAATGACTGCAAAGAAGGTGAGCCAACCTGAAGACAATATGGAACTCAAAGCCATGAGAGCGATGGGGGCTATGGATGAAGGTGATGCAGTTTTTGGTGCAGGCTCTGAAGTAGCCCTGGATTCACAG GTGTATTGGTGGCATGATAAATATCGTCCGCGAAAGCCAAAGTATTTCAATCGGGTTCATACCGGATACGAGTGGAACAAGTACAACCAAACTCATTATGATCACGACAATCCTCCTCCTAAGATTGTCCAGGGCTACAAGTTCAACATATTTTACCCTGATCTTGTTGACAAGTCAAGAGCGCCAGTGTACACTATTGAGAAGGATGGCAACAGTGATGAGACCTGTATTATCAGGTTCCATGCCGGGCCGCCCTACGAAGACATT GCCTTCCGTATTGTAAACAAGGAATGGGAGTATTCTCACAAGAAAGGCTTCAAGTCCACCTTCGAGCGCGGGATTCTTCATTTGTACTTCAATTTCAAACGATACCGGTATCGGCGATAG
- the LOC122009264 gene encoding uncharacterized protein LOC122009264, producing MGLNFNIRPFQIAMLVVETNLYSLTFLVYFNVDSTNASVVRTPGPWRQGRPQPFHSHIICRVLLLRHDDASGLLEVRLYGPCYSYCEDGLTSFNSEARGNLSYGALCGVVGWAQEELFLWLPRLWRDPLRHWGRAQAPRRLRLRCAAGMPPESGRSGCRNR from the exons ATGGGATTAAACTTCAACATACGTCCATTTCAAATAGCAATGCTTGTTGTTGAGACAAACCTTTATTCTTTGACATTTCTTGTTTACTTCAATGTTGATTCTACCAATGCGTCGGTGGTGAGGACACCTGGGCCATGGCGACAAGGACGCCCGCAGCCATTTCACAGCCACATTA TCTGTCGAGTGCTTCTCCTACGACACGACGACGCCTCCGGTCTCCTCGAGGTCCGACTCTACGGCCCTTGCTACTCGTACTGTGAAGACGGGCTCACCTCCTTCAACAGCGAGGCGCGGGGGAACCTCAGCTACGGCGCGCTCTGCGGGGTGGTCGGGTGGGCGCAAGAGGAGTTGTTCCTTTGGCTCCCCCGCCTCTGGCGTGATCCTCTTCGACATTGGGGTCGCGCGCAAGCGCCTCGCCGCCTCCGCCTTCGATGTGCCGCAGGAATGCCGCCCGAAAGTGGAAGAAGCGGCTGCCGGAATAGGTGA
- the LOC122009245 gene encoding WPP domain-interacting tail-anchored protein 1-like → MMAIDEHDDNSLQEDERAIGIDINEGNAAEALTRIELDVAYSSEKLLNLEILLMLVADRVNDFESWKMEHGDILAESVKKFFESDILCGILCTEVKELQSFMSFLQTEIMETCQNLFDGENFEAITSEVGKKLLDAEKSVRKLQDSIADIQKQSLKFESILALCHVEARLDENQKFDNGHLSSIGTVDQQWSVLKMLDESLARELDLENKLSDTRSNEKDLKLQLLYAEAELDFIKESIEIHLERALEAENTAEVLLAISKEFAGRLQVVQFCLNSSLRRENELKSHFNVHAEESMKASTGTIPEIISLKEKVKTLEEQLRQSHAQMQLAAASVESSHKQQCFLQSELGQKENVINGLRADVLRTENRAESAEGKYVELQGINIKLNEEPVLLQKINSERTNLSRSTESDMQLEHARASVEALKEKQSGLYDTIDDMGIVIEELKIKVSKAESRAENAESKCTLLTETNLELNEELGFLRGKLEYMETSMHQAEGAKVATAKDIGIRTKLIGDLVMKLELERERLQSEISALIKKNRALNEKLKRNSSSYKGTHNETLPGTKSSVARPAESFSRDIQTENLAAGISEKHLVATLSAEEMASGSDSKIETVRNIEAAQLDPKYLCMTILVLFVAVLTFYAYQQESNPVY, encoded by the exons ATGATGGCTATTGATGAGCATGATGATAATTCCTTACAAGAGGATGAGCGAGCAATTGGAATCGACATAAATGAAGGAAATGCAGCAGAGGCTCTAACTAGAATAGAACTTGATGTTGCATATTCTTCAGAGAAGCTACTTaatttggaaatacttttgaTGCTGGTAGCTGATAGAGTcaatgattttgaatcatggaagATGGAGCATGGGGACATCCTTGCTGAGTCTGTTAAGAAGTTTTTTGAATCTGATATATTGTGTGGAATTTTATGCACTGAGGTGAAAGAACTGCAAAGCTTCATGTCCTTTCTACAAACTGAAATCATGGAGACATGCCAAAATCTTTTTGATGGTGAAAACTTCGAAGCAATTACTTCTGAAGTAGGCAAAAAATTGCTTGATGCTGAAAAATCTGTCAGGAAGTTACAAGATTCAATTGCCGATATACAAAAACAGTCATTGAAGTTTGAAAGCATTCTAGCTTTGTGTCATGTTGAAGCTA GGTTGGATGAAAATCAGAAGTTTGATAATGGTCATTTGTCATCCATTGGCACTGTTGATCAACAATGGAGTGTCTTAAAAATGTTGGACGAATCATTGGCACGAGAACTTGATCTTGAAAACAAGCTTTCAGACACAAGGTCAAATGAGAAGGATCTTAAGCTACAGTTGCTTTATGCAGAAGCAGAACTTGACTTCATTAAAGAGTCAATTGAAATACATTTGGAGAGAGCACTTGAGGCTGAAAATACTGCTGAAGTTCTTTTGGCTATTTCAAAAGAATTTGCCGGTAGACTTCAGGTTGTTCAATTTTGTTTAAATAGTTCACTTAGACGAGAGAATGAGCTGAAGTCTCATTTCAATGTACATGCTGAAGAATCTATGAAGGCGAGCACAGGGACCATTCCAGAAATCATCTCCCTGAAGGAAAAGGTGAAAACACTTGAGGAGCAGCTTAGACAGTCTCATGCCCAGATGCAGCTGGCAGCGGCCTCAGTTGAATCAAGTCATAAGCAACAATGTTTTTtgcagtctgaactgggtcaaaAGGAAAATGTAATCAACGGTCTCAGAGCTGATGTTTTGAGAACTGAAAACAGAGCTGAAAGTGCTGAAGGTAAGTATGTCGAACTGCAAGGCATCAACATCAAATTGAATGAGGAGCCTGTCTTGCTGCAAAAAATCAATTCCGAGAGAACAAACCTTTCACGGTCTACTGAATCAGATATGCAACTGGAGCATGCAAGGGCATCTGTTGAAGCACTTAAAGAGAAGCAAAGTGGATTGTATGATACTATTGATGATATGGGAATTGTGATTGAGGAGCTCAAAATAAAGGTTTCAAAAGCAGAAAGTAGGGCTGAGAATGCTGAATCTAAGTGCACTTTGTTAACTGAAACAAATTTAGAACTAAATGAAGAGCTGGGTTTCCTAAGAGGCAAATTGGAATACATGGAAACATCCATGCATCAAGCTGAGGGTGCAAAAGTTGCCACTGCTAAAGACATTGGTATCAGGACAAAACTCATTGGTGATCTGGTCATGAAACTAGAATTGGAAAGAGAACGTCTTCAGTCAGAG ATATCTGCCTTGATAAAAAAGAACAGAGCTTTGAATGAGAAATTGAAAAGAAATTCTTCAAGCTACAAGGGAACCCACAATGAAACTCTACCTGGCACAAAATCATCAGTAGCAAGACCTGCAGAATCTTTTAGTAGAGACATTCAG ACAGAGAACCTGGCTGCGGGTATCAGTGAGAAGCATCTGGTGGCCACTCTTTCAGCTGAGGAGATGGCCTCAGGTTCAGATTCAAAGATCGAGACTGTGAGGAACATCGAAGCAGCTCAACTCGACCCAAAGTATCTTTGCATGACGATCCTCGTCTTGTTTGTGGCTGTCCTTACCTTCTATGCGTATCAACAAGAAAGCAATCCCGTGTACTAA